A stretch of [Clostridium] innocuum DNA encodes these proteins:
- a CDS encoding response regulator transcription factor, whose product MYHIAILDDERKEAEHIKELADVYFDRKELMQRRIDIFHNGNELLAHVKAIPCDLLFLDIEVGQENGIEIGRKLRQVAPDMIIVVITGYLKYSVEGYKIQAARYLLKPVNAQLLYSELDEVLSLDDRQTLVLEERDTYHRIKRRDILYVETMGRGTRFHTPEGTFESRESLSIWEQRLDAALFVKCHKGILVHVRRIVSMEKDTILLESGETLPLARRRVETVKAVWRSFQEKYA is encoded by the coding sequence ATGTATCATATAGCAATTCTGGATGATGAAAGAAAAGAAGCAGAGCATATAAAAGAACTGGCAGATGTATATTTTGACAGGAAGGAACTGATGCAGCGGCGCATTGATATCTTCCATAACGGAAATGAGCTGCTTGCACATGTAAAAGCCATCCCCTGTGATCTGCTGTTTCTCGATATTGAGGTGGGGCAGGAAAATGGTATAGAGATTGGCAGAAAGCTGCGTCAGGTAGCACCGGATATGATTATCGTTGTTATCACAGGATATTTAAAATACAGTGTGGAGGGCTACAAAATTCAGGCTGCACGCTATCTGTTGAAGCCGGTGAATGCACAGCTTTTATACAGTGAGCTGGATGAGGTGCTCTCTCTGGATGACCGACAGACACTTGTTCTGGAGGAACGTGATACGTATCATAGAATCAAGCGAAGAGATATCCTGTATGTCGAAACAATGGGAAGAGGCACCCGCTTTCATACCCCGGAGGGAACATTTGAAAGCAGAGAAAGTCTGAGTATATGGGAACAACGTCTGGATGCTGCCTTGTTTGTGAAATGTCACAAGGGTATCCTCGTCCATGTACGCCGCATCGTATCGATGGAGAAAGACACGATTCTGCTTGAATCTGGTGAAACACTGCCTCTGGCAAGACGACGTGTGGAAACTGTGAAGGCGGTATGGCGCAGCTTCCAGGAGAAGTACGCATGA
- a CDS encoding response regulator transcription factor gives MRLLFAEDERDLNDIVCQKLRKEGYTVDACFDGAEALEFLAVADYDAVILDIMMPVMDGYAVLKQLRAEGRMTPVLFLSARDSIEDRVLGLDSGANDYLIKPFSFAELMARIRTMIRLSKGSQTSLLQVGDLTLDTATHTVHRANKLILLSAKEYALLEYMLLNKNIVLSRETIEEHIWDFDYAGGTNLVDVYISYLRKKIDGASTCKLIHTVRGSGYVIKEPS, from the coding sequence ATGAGACTATTGTTTGCAGAGGATGAACGTGATCTGAATGATATCGTATGTCAAAAACTCAGAAAGGAAGGCTATACGGTAGATGCCTGCTTTGACGGAGCGGAGGCTCTGGAGTTTCTGGCTGTTGCCGATTACGATGCTGTTATTCTTGATATCATGATGCCGGTGATGGACGGCTATGCGGTTTTGAAGCAGCTGCGTGCTGAGGGAAGAATGACACCTGTATTGTTTCTGAGTGCGCGGGATTCCATTGAAGACCGTGTTCTGGGGCTGGACAGCGGAGCTAACGATTATTTGATCAAGCCGTTTTCCTTTGCTGAGCTGATGGCCAGAATCCGAACGATGATCCGTCTGTCCAAGGGAAGTCAGACCTCCCTTCTTCAGGTCGGTGATTTAACTCTGGACACGGCTACGCATACAGTGCACCGTGCAAATAAGCTGATACTGCTTTCCGCAAAGGAATATGCATTGCTGGAATATATGCTGCTGAATAAAAATATCGTGCTTTCCAGAGAAACTATTGAGGAGCATATCTGGGATTTCGATTATGCAGGAGGCACGAATCTGGTAGATGTTTATATCAGCTATCTGCGTAAAAAGATCGATGGCGCATCCACCTGCAAGCTGATCCATACAGTACGAGGAAGCGGTTATGTAATAAAGGAGCCTTCATGA
- a CDS encoding peptidase, with translation MMKKIQQLSTSVKALLAIGGISVLAGGGVIITNAMEADSRIDADKAKEIALQDAGVKATAAQFEKAALEKDDGQSVYEVKFHTDEHAYEYTITAKDGHILDRDVDTLKQGPAADTSPISLQEAKNRMLKNAGLKERDGTFLKASLNKEDAQEIYELKFKTAQKTYEYKLLAKDGTILEKDMETNAASGSEPENNKGNSTASQQLISKADARSRALQDAGVSAKAATFTKTKLDYENGRQVYEIEFVTATMEYDYELDAESGAVRERKSERLEIQNQEQSKPSASYIGVDRAKSTALSHAGLQAGSVTFTKAKLENDDGMSVYEIEFRKGSTEYEYSIDAYKGTILEWDKETDHD, from the coding sequence ATGATGAAAAAAATACAACAGCTTTCCACATCTGTGAAGGCATTACTGGCAATCGGCGGTATCTCTGTTTTAGCAGGCGGTGGTGTTATAATAACGAACGCGATGGAAGCAGACAGCCGTATCGATGCGGACAAGGCAAAGGAAATTGCATTGCAGGATGCCGGTGTGAAGGCTACAGCGGCACAGTTTGAAAAGGCGGCATTGGAAAAGGATGACGGACAAAGCGTATATGAGGTGAAATTCCATACGGATGAGCATGCCTATGAATATACGATTACCGCAAAGGACGGACATATCCTGGATCGGGATGTGGACACATTGAAACAGGGCCCCGCAGCAGATACGTCCCCGATTTCGCTACAGGAGGCAAAGAATAGGATGCTGAAGAATGCAGGGCTGAAGGAACGTGACGGAACCTTTCTCAAGGCTTCCTTAAACAAAGAGGATGCGCAGGAGATTTACGAGCTGAAATTTAAAACTGCACAGAAGACATATGAATACAAGCTGCTCGCAAAGGATGGGACGATTCTGGAAAAGGATATGGAAACGAATGCAGCTTCAGGCAGTGAACCAGAAAACAACAAGGGCAATTCAACAGCCTCACAACAGTTGATCAGTAAAGCAGATGCCAGAAGCAGAGCGCTGCAGGATGCCGGTGTGAGTGCAAAAGCTGCGACCTTTACGAAGACAAAGCTGGATTATGAAAATGGCAGGCAGGTATATGAAATCGAATTTGTGACTGCGACTATGGAATATGATTATGAGCTTGATGCAGAAAGCGGGGCTGTCAGAGAACGAAAATCTGAACGGCTGGAAATTCAAAATCAGGAGCAGTCAAAGCCATCCGCTTCCTATATCGGAGTGGATCGTGCAAAAAGCACAGCACTCTCACACGCCGGTCTGCAGGCAGGCAGTGTGACCTTCACCAAGGCGAAGCTGGAAAACGATGACGGTATGTCGGTATATGAAATTGAATTTCGCAAAGGCTCCACAGAATATGAGTATTCGATTGATGCATACAAGGGGACAATTCTGGAATGGGATAAGGAAACGGATCACGACTAA
- a CDS encoding HAMP domain-containing histidine kinase — protein MKRLSIRAKITLWFALAMSVLAALTLGCVWMISDNVVQKNIKDSLVEMVSDNVDEVEYYRNKEDANPDGDRDIYIQYKNGYLEIDDDYLDQMNGIYTTLYKEDYELLYGENPIAEASGDIAFADNKLQTLRYKGTMYYLYDRSLKGEGMEDLWLRGIVSRSQGARWMDAIVILSMWLIPVLILLALAGGYFLAGRFLRPIQQMIQAASGIQQGQDLKKRIELNKGQDELHQLADTFNGMMDRLEASFQAEKQVTRDMSHELRTPVTVILSQCELSLEEEQDKSTYADALRLIQRQGQKMSVLINDMLMMTRMEQKRDSICMVQLDFSSLCASVCEDLRLIREKNIALSWQLEEHVMVMGNRELLQRLLANLIANAYRYGREHGHIQVDLKQEHAEVLLSVTDDGRGIAEDQLAHIWQRFYQADASRSNQGSGLGLAMVQEIAQLHHGYMKVESVQGKGSCFTFCVPMK, from the coding sequence ATGAAGCGTCTGAGTATTCGTGCGAAAATCACGCTGTGGTTTGCACTGGCCATGAGTGTTCTGGCTGCCCTGACACTGGGCTGTGTGTGGATGATCAGTGATAATGTCGTACAGAAAAACATCAAGGACTCTCTGGTGGAAATGGTCAGTGACAATGTGGACGAGGTAGAGTATTACAGAAATAAAGAGGATGCCAATCCGGATGGCGACAGAGATATTTACATACAGTATAAAAACGGGTATCTTGAAATTGATGATGACTATCTGGATCAGATGAATGGAATATATACCACCTTATATAAGGAAGATTATGAGCTGCTGTATGGAGAAAATCCAATAGCAGAGGCAAGCGGAGATATTGCCTTTGCTGATAATAAATTGCAGACACTTCGCTATAAGGGAACAATGTATTATCTGTATGATCGCTCCTTGAAGGGAGAAGGCATGGAGGATCTGTGGCTGCGCGGCATAGTATCCCGCAGTCAGGGAGCACGCTGGATGGATGCAATCGTTATCCTTTCCATGTGGCTGATTCCCGTATTGATTTTACTGGCACTTGCGGGCGGGTATTTTCTGGCAGGCCGGTTTCTGCGCCCGATTCAGCAAATGATACAGGCAGCCTCCGGTATTCAGCAGGGACAGGATCTGAAGAAGCGGATCGAGCTGAATAAGGGACAGGATGAATTGCATCAGCTGGCAGATACCTTTAACGGTATGATGGATCGGCTGGAGGCGTCCTTTCAGGCGGAAAAGCAGGTTACCAGAGATATGTCCCATGAGCTTCGCACTCCGGTAACGGTGATTCTTTCCCAATGCGAGCTGTCACTGGAGGAGGAACAGGACAAGAGTACCTATGCGGATGCGTTGCGGCTGATTCAAAGACAGGGACAGAAGATGTCCGTCCTTATCAATGATATGCTGATGATGACACGCATGGAGCAGAAAAGGGATAGCATATGCATGGTGCAGCTTGACTTCAGCAGTCTATGTGCTTCCGTTTGTGAGGATCTTCGCTTGATACGCGAGAAGAACATCGCGCTGAGCTGGCAGCTGGAAGAGCATGTGATGGTCATGGGAAACAGGGAGCTGCTGCAGCGTCTGCTTGCAAATCTGATTGCCAATGCGTATCGCTATGGAAGAGAGCACGGGCATATTCAGGTTGATCTGAAGCAGGAACACGCAGAGGTCTTATTATCGGTGACGGATGACGGCAGGGGAATTGCAGAGGATCAGCTTGCACATATATGGCAGCGGTTTTATCAGGCGGATGCTTCCCGCAGCAATCAGGGGAGCGGTCTGGGACTGGCGATGGTACAGGAGATTGCGCAGCTGCATCATGGCTATATGAAGGTGGAAAGTGTGCAGGGAAAGGGCTCCTGCTTTACCTTCTGTGTACCGATGAAATAA
- a CDS encoding GHKL domain-containing protein, translating into MSLFLRVFEILMMCTLCYSYHETMRSQYRSSLAKILPYLITGFFLILISPWLSITILRILLAALLCLSILLYRNDWQSHLFFIGDLIAGAIIVQIISTQNPAFHAEPADWLQGCLYCGVVFLIQLLLFYYRHVQYEQLYVPVFAGAAFLYLIICAYIGSQGIHEDTGIICSLQVLVILVMKLYRICFCLEIRREKELQAMVKTQHMVENRERYERIQKENAYIMKSMHDLKKHVELLEQMKQGSPAVDDYRSDIIVKTEHMLNVQKTGDELIDKILQLYHPRFQAAGIRFQLESDVIDYSFMDPIDRCAVLCNMLDNALESCLAAEEPFILLRMVEQHSTILWKMKNSCIRMEQEKEDAFAHGFGMQNIRDIARRYQGTLSAGWERTHLLFRTTVAFDKPLMSENEPLM; encoded by the coding sequence ATGAGCTTGTTCCTGCGGGTCTTTGAGATTTTGATGATGTGCACGCTTTGCTATTCCTACCATGAAACTATGCGTTCGCAATACCGTTCCTCGCTGGCCAAAATCCTGCCCTATCTGATAACCGGATTCTTTCTGATTCTCATATCGCCCTGGCTTTCTATAACCATACTGCGGATTTTGCTGGCGGCTCTGCTCTGCCTGTCCATCCTGCTGTATCGCAACGACTGGCAGTCCCATCTGTTTTTTATCGGTGACCTGATAGCCGGTGCGATTATCGTTCAGATCATCAGCACGCAGAATCCAGCCTTTCATGCAGAGCCTGCAGACTGGCTGCAGGGCTGTCTGTATTGCGGAGTCGTATTTCTCATACAGCTGCTTCTGTTTTACTATCGGCATGTTCAATATGAACAGCTCTATGTGCCTGTTTTTGCCGGTGCGGCTTTCCTCTATTTAATCATTTGTGCCTATATAGGAAGTCAGGGGATACATGAGGATACCGGTATCATCTGCAGCCTGCAGGTGCTGGTGATACTGGTGATGAAGCTGTATCGAATCTGCTTCTGTCTGGAAATCCGTCGGGAAAAGGAGCTGCAGGCGATGGTGAAGACACAGCATATGGTGGAAAACAGAGAGCGCTATGAACGCATTCAAAAAGAAAATGCATACATCATGAAATCCATGCATGACTTAAAAAAGCATGTGGAGCTGCTGGAACAGATGAAGCAGGGAAGTCCTGCGGTTGATGACTATCGCAGTGATATTATTGTGAAAACTGAGCATATGCTGAATGTACAGAAAACAGGTGATGAGCTGATTGATAAGATATTACAGCTGTATCATCCGCGTTTTCAGGCGGCAGGGATTCGCTTTCAGCTGGAAAGCGATGTGATAGATTACAGCTTTATGGATCCAATTGATCGCTGTGCGGTACTCTGCAACATGCTGGATAATGCACTGGAAAGCTGTCTTGCCGCAGAGGAGCCGTTTATTTTATTGCGTATGGTGGAACAGCATTCCACGATTCTGTGGAAAATGAAAAACAGCTGTATACGCATGGAACAGGAAAAAGAGGACGCATTTGCACATGGCTTCGGCATGCAGAATATAAGAGATATCGCCCGTCGTTATCAGGGAACACTCAGCGCCGGCTGGGAACGCACACATCTGCTGTTTCGTACAACGGTAGCCTTCGATAAACCGCTGATGTCGGAAAATGAACCGCTTATGTAA